The genome window AAAAGAGAAACAAAATGAAAGAGTATTCGCAAGAAGCCGTCAATGCCGAAGTGAAAAAGATAATGGCCAGCCAGAAGACCCCAAACATCCTGATTTGCGGTCAGACAGGCATCGGCAAGTCGTCGATCGTCAATTTCCTGTTCAATGACGACGTGACGACGACAGGAACAGGCGAACCTTGCACAAAGGGCATCACACTCCATAAAAATCCCACCGTGAATATCTACGATAGCGAAGGCTACGAGATCGGCAGTGGAAACCAGCAGCATTATGAACGTATGCTGTTTGACGATTTTCTTGTCGAACACCATGATGCGTCGGATCCGGACGCCGTCCATCTGGTGTGGTACGCCATTTCAGGAGCGAGCCACCGGTTTACCGATCTTGACGTAAAACTCGTCCAGCGCATCAAAAAAGAAGGATTCAAAGTTTGCGTTCTCCTTTCCAAGATTGACGAACTGGACGCAGAGCAGCTTGGCGAAATGATGTCGTCCCTGAAAGAAGCCTTGTCAGACGTCGAAATTTTCCGCCTGAGTACCCGGTCGAGGAACAACCCGGCGCTTGCTAAATATTGTGACTGGGACGAACTGGGTAAGTGGTCCTATGGAAAGCTGCCTGCGGTTTTCAAAGAGCGTTTTGTCTCTGCTTTGCGCGGACAATTGGAACTAAAACGGGAGCAGGCCAATACAGCGACGGTAACGGCAGTTGCCGCCGCTGCCGCCGTGGGTATGAGTCCGATACCTCTGAGCGATGCAGCGCTGCTGGTGCCGATACAGACAGGCATGATAGTTCGCATCGGCGTAATCTACGGAATTCATGTCGGGAAAACTGCAATCACCAGTTTGGCGGTCGACGCGGTAGCTACGGTACTGGGCAAGTCCATTGCCGACCAAATTTTAAAATGTATACCGGGTATTGACACGACGCTGGGCGGAGTCATAAACGCCAGTGTGGCCAGCGCGCTCACCGGAGCGTTGGGGATGGCATTTTCCGAACTGTGTTACAAACAATGCAAAGATTCCCTCGATGGCAAACCGCCATCGATCGACATTGAACAACTCTTGACCTCCGCGTCATTTATCGCGGATGTGATTAAAAATGCGAAGGAGTGGGGCAAATGAAAGCTCAAATCAATGTGATTATTCTGGGGCAAACAGGGGTAGGGAAAAGCGCACGCATCAATTATCTCTTTGGTAAAGAGGTAGTAAAAGTGATATCCGGCCCGCCCGGTAATGGACGTGATGATTTCAATAAAATCACCGTCTTGTCGCCGTTGAGGCCCGATGTAAGCATCAATATTTTTGACAGTTGGGGGCTGGAGTCAGCCAAGGCA of Synergistaceae bacterium contains these proteins:
- a CDS encoding GTP-binding DUF697 domain-containing protein: MKEYSQEAVNAEVKKIMASQKTPNILICGQTGIGKSSIVNFLFNDDVTTTGTGEPCTKGITLHKNPTVNIYDSEGYEIGSGNQQHYERMLFDDFLVEHHDASDPDAVHLVWYAISGASHRFTDLDVKLVQRIKKEGFKVCVLLSKIDELDAEQLGEMMSSLKEALSDVEIFRLSTRSRNNPALAKYCDWDELGKWSYGKLPAVFKERFVSALRGQLELKREQANTATVTAVAAAAAVGMSPIPLSDAALLVPIQTGMIVRIGVIYGIHVGKTAITSLAVDAVATVLGKSIADQILKCIPGIDTTLGGVINASVASALTGALGMAFSELCYKQCKDSLDGKPPSIDIEQLLTSASFIADVIKNAKEWGK
- a CDS encoding 50S ribosome-binding GTPase is translated as MKAQINVIILGQTGVGKSARINYLFGKEVVKVISGPPGNGRDDFNKITVLSPLRPDVSINIFDSWGLESAKANDWKSVINKKLSKDKLSPDDMIFGIVYCSSYANDRVQDFEIEILKELLGKEYKIIRNCLEIS